TGACATATGATTGTATAACTCCAACAGTTGCAGTCCTCCGTCATTCCGGCTTGTCCGGAATCTGTCTTTGAAAAAGATTCCCGACTCCCGAATGCGTTCGGGATTCACTTGCGGGAATGACATATGATTGTATAACTCCAACAGTTGCAGTCCTCCGTCATTCCGGCTTGTCCGGAATCTGTCTTTGAAAAAGATTCCCGACTCCCGAATGCGTTCGGGATTCACTTGCGGGAATGACATATGACTGTATTTTATACACAGACTCTATTTATTCTTTTCTGTATTTTTCAGTAAAGAGTGTTATAAGATCAATCGGCACAGGGAAAATAACGGTTGAATTCTTTTCTGAAGATATCTCTGTAAGTGTTTGAAGAAATCTCAGTTGCAGGGTAGCCGGCTCGGTAGCTATAATCTTTGCTGCGTCAGCAAGTTTCTGTGCTGCCTGAAATTCACCCTCTGCATGGATTATCTTTGCCCTGCGCTCCCTCTCCGCCTCAGCCTGTTTTGCTATCGCCCTCTGCATCTCCACAGGAAGATCGACGTTCTTTACCTCGACTGCGGTTACCTTTATACCCCATGGTTCGGTCTGAAAATCTATGATGCGCTGCAGTTCGGCATTGATGGCATCCCTTTTGGAAAGCAGGTCGTCAAGCAGACTTTGACCAAGAACGCTCCTTAAGGTTGTCTGGGCTATCTGGCTTGTACCGAAAAAGAAGTCCTCAATTGCCGTTATCGCCTTTATAGGATCCATCACCCTGAAGTATACAACGGCATTCACTTTAACAGTAACATTATCCTTTGTTATGACATCCTGTGAAGGCACATCCATTGTTACTGTTCTGAGGCTCACCTTTACGAGTTTATCAATTATAGGCCATATAATGACAAGTCCGGGCCCCTTCACCGGTATGATGCGTCCAAGCCTGAACACCACGCCTCTCTCATATTCCTTGAGAATCTTGATAGCGCCTGCAAGGAAATAAACAACGACCAGGATTGCAAATACTAAGCTCAGAAACTGAGGTGAAAATATCATTTCGATCCTCCTTAATTTTGAGTCCTTAACGGCTGCTGCACAAGGTGCGGCAATTTTGATTAATTTTAACCTAAAATGAACGATTTATGATATAAAGATCGAGGGAAGGTGAGGATGATAATCACTCACCGAACGCATTCGGGACGGGAATCCTTCTCAAAGAACGATTCCGGACAAGCCGGAATGACAGGACAAGCCGGAATGACGGAATAACGACAACTACATGTATTTGTCATTCCCGCAAGTGAATCCCGAACGCATTCGGGAGTCGGGAATCTTTTCCAAACAACGATTCCGGACAAGCCGGAATGACACTGTGCCGGAATGACGGAATAAGCCGGAATGACGGAATAACGACAACCGGCTAATCAATTTTCCTTACATGCAGGCGAAGTCCTTCAACGGACAGGACCTTTACCTTTTCACCCTTCCTGACCGGCTCATCGCTGTATGCCCGCCAGTACTCACCATGCACAAGGGTCATACCGTCTTTAAATATATCGGTATGGGCAACTCCCTCGAGACCGGTAAGACCCTCAATCCCGGTAACCGGCTTTCTCCTCCATGCCCTGACAGCGAGCCCTACCGTCAAGGTAAAAAAGAGGGCCGTCATCAGGGCTGCAGAAATCACAAGATAAAGGGACAGCTTGAGAAAGGGGCTTGAACTCTCAAAGAGCATTAGCGAACCAATAACCATCGACACTATACCACCTATGGTCAGAACGCCGTGTGAGACTACCTTCACCTCGAGGACAAACATTATTATGGCAAATACTATCAGGAGTAAACCGGCATAATTGACAGGTAATGTCTGAAAGGAATAAAAGGCAAGGACCAGACATATTGCACCGACAACACCGGGGAATATGGCCCCCGGATTTGTAATCTCAAAGAAAAGTCCGTAAAAACCAAGGAGCATTAGGATATAGGCAACATTGGGGTTGCTGATTATGCCGAGGATCCTGAGCCTCAGGCTCATCTCTCCCCTGACAATCCTTGCATCTTTAGTATGGAGTATCTTCAGGCCTGAAACCGTCTGCACCTTCTTCCCGTCGACCTTCTCAAGGAGTTCATTCAGGTTCAGGGCGATAAGATCCACCACCTTCAGCTTTAAAGCCTCCCGGGCGCTTACGGAAACGCTCTTCCTGACAGCCTCTTCCGCCCAGTCCGCATTCCGTCCCCTCCTCTCTGCGATCGACCGTATGTAAGCAACGGCATCGTTCGTGACCTTCTCTACCATAGTCTTGTCCATCTTCCCCCCCATACCAACAGGATGGGCGGCGCCTATGTTTGTCCCCGGGGCCATGGCGGCAACATGAGCGGCCATGGTTATGAAGACCCCTGCCGAGGCGGCACGTGCCCCTGATGGCGCTACAAAGACAATAACAGGCACCTCGCTGCCGTTGATTGCCTTGATTATCTTACGCATCGAGGTATCAAGGCCACCGGGTGTGTCAAGCTCAATCACTACGGCGTTAAAATCCGACTTCTGTGCCCTTTTTATACTCTTTTCAATAAATTCGGAAGTGACCGGGTTTATCACCCCGTCAACGGTAATAACCAAAACCGCCCTCTCACCTGAAAGGGCAGGAAACGGCAAGAAGACTGATAATATAAACAAACAGAGGTATACCTTCAGGCCTCTCATAGAAATATTATACCCGAATCCGGCGGTAAAGGTGCATCATAATAATAGTCTGTTGTATAATTCCTGTAATGATTAAAAAACCCCTGATATTCCTTGGTGTAATCATTGTTCTCCTGTTAGGCATAGTTGCGACCACAGAGCACCTGAAAAGATCCGATGACCGTACACTCACCATAAGCGGCCGTGCCGAGGCCGATGAGATAATCCTATCCCCCCGGATCCCCGGAAGGTTGAAGGATGTCTTCATAAGGGACGGCATGGAGGTCAGGAAAGGCGAAAGGGTTGCAACCCTTTTTGACCGTGAGATAAGGGCGGGCAGGGATGAGATCAAAAACAGGCTGGATGCTTTTAAAGCAAGAATAAAGGCGGAAAAAGAAAACCTCGGTTACCTGAAAAAGAAGGTCCATGAAGACATCAGCGTGGCTCAAAGGACCCTGATTATCTCAAGGGCACGGAAGAAACAGGCGGAAGCAAAGAGGGACCGGGAGGAACTCCGCTACAGGAGGTACGAAACGCTCTTAAGGAGGGGGGTAATCCCCCGGGACAGGTTTGATTCCGTAACACTCTCATACAATCTTGCCCTGGAGGAATTTCAGATTGCAACTGAAGAGGTTAAAAGGGCTGAGACCATCCTTGCTAAGACTCGCCTCTCAAGATTACTTGTCAGGGCAAAGGAGCACGGAATAGAGGGCATGATGGCATCCCTTGATGCATTGGGAAAAAGCCTTGCCCGGATGGAGATACAACTGTCCTACACGGAAGTAACCGTTCCGCAGGACGGAGTGGTGCTTAGAAAGGTCTCCGAGCCCGGTGAGTTCCTCAACGCAGGCGGCGTGATCGGCGTGATGATTGATCCGGATACCCTCCATATCAAGACCTATCTGCCTGAACCCTACCTCGGTAAGGTCTCTCTCGGTACGCAGGTCGATGTCATCACCGATACCTATCCTGAAAGGCCCATAAGGGGCCTTATCTGCTATATCTCCGACGAGGCGGAGTTTACCCCCAAGGAGGTACAGTCAAAGGTAGAGAGGGTCAAGGAGGTCTTTGCCATGAAGGTCTGCTTCGGAGAGGATAACGGGGAGGCTTATAAAATCCTGAAGAAAGGCATGCCTGTGGATGTAGTGATAAAAACCGCCGGCACACAGAACCCGGGGAAATGAATCATCCTTGTGCTGAAGACAAGACAAACCCCTCGGAAACACAGCCCGTCATATCAATAAAAGGGGTTACAAAGCAATACAGGAAGACCACGGCATTAAGAGATATAGACCTCGACGTTTCCCCTTCTGAAATTACCGGTATTATCGGCCCTGACGGGGCGGGAAAGAGTACCCTCCTCAAGATCTGTGCCGGTATTCTTAAGTACAGGGGGAGTGTTGTATTCCGGGGCAGGGAACTCTCTGAAAACCCGGAGAAGATAAAACCACACCTGGGATTCATGCCGCAGGGGATCGGGCAGAACCTCTACATGGATCTCACAGTGGAAGAAAACATCAGGTTCCTGGCAACCCTGAAGGCCGTACCGGGGGATGAGGTGAAAGAGAGGGAGGTAGAGCTCCTTCAGGCAACAGGACTGCTGCCCTTCAGGAAGAGGGCTGCCGGAAATCTCTCCGGGGGCATGAAACAGAAGCTGGGTATCTGCTGCGCACTGATATCCCTCCCCGAGATCCTTATACTCGATGAACCCTCCACAGGGATAGACCCCCTTTCAAGGCGACAGCTCTGGGAGATTCTGAATAAATACATTGCCACTCAGGGCACAACCATCCTCTTTGGCACCTCCTATATGGACGAGGCGGAAAAGTGTCATTCAATAATGTTTCTCCAGCATGGCAGATGCCTTTACAGAGGACATCCGGAAGAGATAATGGACAGGGAGCCGGGACTTGAAGATGCCTTTTTCGAAAGACTCGTTGAGGCTGGTGAGCGTTTAAAAGAGGTGGAGATACCCCGCACCTGGAGGCTCGGCGCTGGCGAGGGGGATGTGGTGGTTGAAGGGGTAACAAAGAGGTTCGGTGATTTCACCGCCATCGACGGGGTCTCCCTTGAGGTGACACCCGGAGAGATATTCGGGCTCCTCGGCCCCAACGGCGCCGGGAAGACCACCCTTATTAAATGCATGATCGGGCTGCTGAGACCTGAAGAAGGGGAAATTCACCTCTCCGGACTCCTGCCGGGATCAAAGGATCTGAGCTACAGGATCGGGTACATGTCCCAGGTGTTCTCCCTTTACGGAGACCTGACGGTAATAGAGAATATAGAACTCTATGGGACCATCTACGGTATCAGGGGTGAGGTGCTCAAGGAGAGGGTGGTGTGGGTGATCGATTTCTCCGGCCTCAGGGGATATGAGACCACCGTAGTGGGGTCTCTTCCCCTTGGTATGAAACAGAGGCTTGCACTCGGCTGTGCAACACTGCATCTGCCGGCCGTGCTCTTCCTTGACGAACCCACCTCCGGGGTGGATCCCGTCGCAAGGAGGATATTCTGGCAGTTCATAGGGAAGCTCTCGAAGGAACTCGGAATGACCGTGATCGTGACCACCCACAATCTTGTTGAGGCGGACTTCTGTGACAGGGTCGCAATCATGGATTCCGGGAGGATAATAGCCACGGACAGGCCCGGCAGCCTGAAGGAGAAGTTCACAGAGGCTCAGGGCAATGTCTTTGAGGTTTATCCTGACGGGCGCTTGCCACGGGAATGGCTTTCCGAAAGATCAATCTCCGTGGTCCCCTACGGCAGGAGATACCGCCTCTGGAAGAAGGAACTGGATGAGGAAACAGTAAAGGATATCCTAAAAGCACATGGCATGGACTATCACTACATAAAAAGGATACCTCCTCCAATGGAGGACGTCTTCGTCTATTATTTGCGGACTGTCGCCCAAATATGAAAATGCCCTTACCGTCATTCCCGCTTGTCGGGAATCCTTCGACTTGTTCGAGATCACAAGAAAGATTCCGGACAAGCCGGAATGACGGAATAACGAAGGCTATGCGCTCTGCGCTTTGAACGATTCCGGACAAGCCGGAATGACGGGACAAGCCGGAATGACGGGACAAGCCGGAATGACGGGACAAGCCGGAATGACGGGACAAGCCGGAATGACGGGACAAGCCGGAATGACGGGACAAGCCGGAATGACGGAAGGTGAGGGAAATAGTGCCACATTCAGGCTGAGCTATTGAGAATAACATGAAGAGGATCAGAGCTATAGCAATCAAGGAATTCAAGGAGATATGGCGAAACAGGCTGTTTCTCATTCTTGCCTTTATTGTGCCCTTTCTGATGTTTGTGGTCTTCGGCTACGGTATCAGCCTCGATATCGAGAACATGCCCTCCTCATATATTGATCATGACGGAACCCGGCTCAGCAGGGACCTGGTCGATAGATTTATCGGAAGATATTTTAAACTCACGCGTACGGTGTCGGACCTGAAAGAGGCCGAGAACCTCTTGAGAAAGGGGGCCTTGAGGGCGGTCCTTGTGATTCCCCCGGATTTTTCAAAAAAGATCTACCGCGGGGAGACATCGGATGTTCAGGTCCTCATCGACGGCGGGTATCCGTATACATCCATTACAATAAAGGGTTATGCCGAGGCTATTGTGAGTTCATACAACCGGCGCCTTCTTAAAGAGCGGATCGAAAGGTCGGGTTCTCTCACTTCCCCGGTGCCGGTAAAGGCGCAAACAAGGTATCTCTTCAATGAATCGTTAAGGAGCAGCTATGCCCTCATCCCGGGTCTTATAGCGATAGTGCTGCTTATGAACCCGGCAGTGCTTACCGCTATAGCCGTTGCAAGGGAGAAGGAATTCGGCACAATATACAATATCTATTCGACACCGGTTAAGAAGATCGAGTTCCTCCTTGGTAAGATCATCCCTTATCTCATTATCTCAACAATAAACTTTTTTGTCGTTGTAGCCACCGTGAAGGTGCTCTTTGCCATACCCATGAAGGGGAGCATCTTTGATCTGATTCCGCCGGCAATCGTCTATGTCCTCATTAACGTCTCCATCGGACTCCTGATATCATCGGTTACACGCACAGTTGTATCTGCTCAGATCGTTACACTTATTGTAACCATCATACCCGCATTCCTGTATTCCGGCCTCCTGATACCTGTATCCAACCTCGGTACGGAGGGCAAGGTGATGGCACACATATATCCCACCATGTACTTCATGGACGTAATCCACGGGGTCTATCTGAAAAGGCTTGGCCTCTTCCAGATGATGAAAGAAATGGGCATGTTAATACTGTACTTTATCCTGCTCTTTTCCTTCTCTGTAATGGTCTTTAAAAAGAGGGAGGGCTGACATCTGGAACCTTATTAAAAAAGAACTCCTCCATATACTCCGTGACAGGGGGCTGCTGATATTTGTCATCTATGCCTTCAGTCTCGATATATTCCTGGCTGCAAAGGGGTTTCAGCTCATTCCTGAGCATGTTTCCATAGCCGCATATGACGAAGACCACTCGGTGGAAAGCCGCGAACTTCTCAGCAGGATCCGGGAACCTGCCTTCAGCAAGCCGAGGATAATCAAAGACAGGGCGGAAATAGACCGTATAATGAACAACTCCGAGGCGATCCTTATACTCGATATCCCCAACGGATTTGAACGGGATATCCACCGGGAGGGAACAACGGTTCAGGTACTTGTCGACGGATCGCAGAGCACGGCGGCCTACCTCAGTTCCGCCTACCTCGGAAAGATCATAAATGACTTCTCTCTTGAGAAGACCATCGAGGAAAATTACAGGAAAGGGTTAAGGTTTGAGGTGCCGGTTGAGTTAAGGAGCCGTATACTCTTCAACCCCGACGCACGTGACGACATATATGAGGGACTTATCGAGTTCTTTATGATGATAACCCTGGTCGGGATGATCCTCCCTGCAGCCATGCTTATCAGGGAGCGGGAGTATGGAACCATCGAGCAGATACTGATATCCCCACTCAGCATAGGGCGGTTAATCATCCTGAAGATCCTTGCTTCGATGCTCTTCCTCATTTCGGTTATCGCTGCAAGCTATCTGCTCGTTCTGAAACTCTGGCTTGGATTGCCCTTAAAGGGAGGAATCACGGATTTTCTCGTTGTGACCCTGATCTTCCTCATCTCGACAACGGGGCTTGCCTTTATAATAGCATCAGTGGCAAGGAGGTTCAGCCAGATCGGGATGCTTACAATCGTTATCTTTGCCCCCATGCTTCTTCTGTCAGGCGGATGGGTGCCCCCGGAGGCCCTGCCTGACTGGCTAAGGGCTGCAACGAGGGTCTCCCCGCTCAAGCAGTTCATGGATATCGGGGTCAGCATACTTATAAGGGGGGCAACCATGGATATGCTTTCGCTAAAACTTGCCAAACTGTTTATCATAGGGGCCGCACTGATAGGCACCGGGGGACTGCTGTATAAAAGGAAGGTCTTGAAATAATGGGGGATTCAGCCGTGAAGGACTGGAGAGACAGTATTTCCTTTGTCCTGGTAAACCCCAGCGAGCCCGGTAATATAGGGGCCTCTGCAAGGGCGGTAAAAAACATGGGTTTTAATAACCTCATCCTGGTAAACCCCCCGGAGAACTTCATTGAAGGTCGTGACTTCTGGCTTGCATGCCATGCCACGGACCTCCTCGAGGAAGCAGGTGTCTTTAAGAGCCTCGACGATGCCATCTCGGACAAGGCGCTTGTGGTTGGTACTTCAAGGAGGACCGGGAAGAAGAGGGGGTTGCTTCTTCCCCTTGAAGAAGCGATAAAGGAGATAAGAAAGAGGGCAACAAAAAACAGGGTAGCCATCCTCTTTGGCCGGGAAGACCGGGGTCTTACAAATGAAGAGGCCGGGGAGTGCGGCTTTCTTGTAAACATACCTACATCGGAGGAGGCCCCTTCGCTCAACCTTGCCCAGTCAGTCCTTATTGTCGCCTATGAACTGACCAAGGGTGAGATGAATACGGAGACACCGGCGTTTGTTCCCCACGAGGAACTCCCGGCGCTCTTCGAACATATAGGAAAGACCCTTGATATACTCGGTTATTTCCCCCGGGGGGACAGGGATATGGAAGTCAGGATAATGAGAAACCTCAAGCATATGCTTGGCCGTTCAGGACTGACCCCCTGGGAGGCCGGGATGCTTCACGGCATCTGCAGCCGGATAGAAAGGAAGATAAAGGGCTGATTACCCCCTGCTTTAACTGCCTTCGCGCATCCTGCGCAGTATTGTTTTTACAAGGAAGTATGACACAACCCCTGCTACCGAGCCGACGAAAAGTGTTCCCACAAAAAAGGGAACCAGAAGTCCTTCCAGCATCCTGAAGATATTGAAGATATTAATACTATGAAAATTTATTGAAGACAGGGCATCCTCACTACCTGTCAGCTTTACGCCAAGCCATGTACTGAAGGTGTATATGGGTATTATGGTCCAGGGATTTGTAATATAGGCCCCAGCGAGGGTAACCACTTTATTGAATCTGAAGGCGACGGCAATACCGATCGCCATCAGGGTGTGAAGACCAAGGAATGGCGACATGCCGACAAAGACGCCCAGCGCAAAGGCGAGGGCGGTTCTCCTTGACGATCCCTCAACGGTGAGGACGAGACGCAGTTTATCTCCCAGTGACAAAGTGCTGATACCCCTCCGGTTTTATTTCCTGTTCCTCCCCGTCGTTTCCAATAAAATACATCCCTTCATCAATCACCTCACCGATCTCACAGAACCCCGGGAACTCTTCCCCGGAGGTGAAGAGAAGCTGGTAGTCCTCACCGCCGGATACCATCAGGGCTCGAAGATCCAGCTTGAAGAACCCTGCCACCTCTTTCATCCCCGCTCTTTTCGGCAAACGCTCCTCGATGATTCTTACACCCACTTTACTCTCACTGCATAATCTGAAGAGGTCTATAAAGAGACCGTCACTGATGTCGATCATTGCGCTTATCTTTTCAGAGTACTCCATCATATCACGGACCTCCGGAAGGAGAAATCTCCTAAGATATGTAACAATCTCATCCCATTGCAGCTCAAGATCGAGACGCTCTCCCTTTTCCAGGGCAACGGGACGGGCAACCCTTCTTAGTATTTCATGTCCAAGAGCAGCCTCACCAACCGGGCCGGTTATATAGACCTTGTCTCCGGGTGATGCACCTGATCTCCTGAGGATTTTACCACCTTCCCTGCCGAGGATTGTAAGCCCTGCGGTAATATCCCTCTTACTCTCCGTAATGTCACCACCTATGAGGGTAAGATTATATCTCCTGGAGGCGGCCATTAACCCTGAAAAAAAATACTCATATAAGGACAGGTCCACACTCTCAGGAAGTGAGAGAATCAGGAGCATCCAGTCGGGACTTCCACCCATCGCATAGATATCACTGACGTTTGAGGCGACAAGTTTGTATCCAACCTGAAAGGGGGTAAAATAAGTGAGGTCGAAATGTACTCCCTCGACCATCATATCACTGCTGGCCAGAATACTCCCTTTTTCCGGACATGCAAACGCAGCGGCATCATCACCTATCCCGACGATCAGGTTGTCGGAACAGCAGGCAAATCTCCTTCTTATGTCATCGAGTATGAAGAGTTCTCCTTTATCGGAAAGCTTCATCGTTTTGACAGGGGGACGGAACCGGACCGTCGGCAGAGGCAGGGATAAACTAAACGGCCTGCCTGACCGGCTCAGCCGGATTTTCTTTTCTTCTTCGATGCGGCAGGTGTCCTCCTGGTCCTCTTCTTCTTTAATGCAGCCTTAAACACCACATCGACCTCCTCCACAAATACAAACTCCACATCCCTCTTCACGTACCTGGGGATATCCTCGAGATCCTTTCTGTTCCTCTCGGGGACAATCACCTTCCGAATACCCATCCTCTTTGCAGCAAGGGTCTTTTCCTTAAGCCCTCCGATTGGAAGCACCCTTCCCCTGAGTGTAATCTCACCGGTCATTGCCACCCTTTTGTCAACCGGCCTTCCCGTAAGGGCCGATGCAATGGCAACAGCCATGGTTATACCCGCGGATGGACCGTCCTTGGGGATTGCACCTGCAGGTACATGAATATGGATATCGGTCTTTGAAAAGACGTCCTCCTTTATACCAAGGTCCTTCGCCCGTGAACGGACAAAGCTCAGGGCGGCATGGGCCGACTCCTTCATCACATCGCCAAGTTGTCCGGTAAGGGTTAGTTTCCCCCCGCCCTTCATGGTGATTGCCTCGACGTAGATGATATCACCTCCGGATTCAGTCCAGGCAAGTCCTGTGGCCACACCGATCTCATCCTTCTCCATTTCCTCCTCAGGGAGGAACTTCGGGGCGCCCAGATACCTGTGCAGGCCTCTTGAAGTTATAAAAAAATTCCTTTTTCTCCCCTCGGCAATCTGACGTGCAACCTTACGGCAGAGATTTGCGAGTTCCCGTTCAAGGTTCCTCACCCCTGCCTCACGGGTGTAATGGGAGATAAGCATATTCAATGCAGAATCGCTAAGCCTCATGATCCTGCCGTTTATACCATGCTCTTCAAGCTGCTTCGGCAGGAGATAGTTCTTGGCTATCCCCACCTTCTCCTCCTCGGTATACCCGCTCAGATAGATAATCTCCATCCTGTCCCTCAGCGGTCCGGGTATTGTATCAACGATATTGCCCGTGGTTATAAACATGACGTTGGAGAGATCAAAAGGAACCCCCAGATAATGATCGACAAAGGAATTGTTCTGTTCGGGATCAAGGACCTCAAGCAGTGCGGATGAGGGATCACCCCTGAAGTCGGCGCCTATCTTGTCGATCTCGTCAAGCATAAAGACGGGGTTGTTCTTCCCCGCCTGTTTGATTCCCTGAACGATCCGGCCCGGCAGGGCGCCGACATATGTCCTCCTGTGCCCCCTTATCTCGGCCTCGTCACGAACGCCGCCAAGCGACATCCTCACAAACTCCCTCCCCAGGCTACGTGAAATGGAACGGCCGAGGGAGGTCTTACCGACCCCCGGAGGACCGATGAAACAGAGGATGGGGCCCTTCATCTTGGACTTCAGCTTTCTGACACTGAGATATTCAAGTATCCGCTCCTTCACCTTCTCAAGATCATAATGATCCTCATCGAGAACCTTCTTGGCAGCCTTTATATCCAGATTATCCTTTGTGACCTTACTCCATGGCAACTCAACAAGCCAGTCGAGGTAAGTCCTTACGGTTGCGGCTTCTGCGCTGTCAGGGTGCATCTTCTCAAGCCTCTTAAGTTGCTTTTCGGCCTCCTTCAGGACCTTATCGGGCATCTTTGCAGCCTTGATCTTCTGACTGAATTCATTAATTTCCTCCGCCCTCTCATCGATCTCACCCAGTTCTCTCTGGATCGCCTTCAACTGCTCCCTGAGGAAATATTCTCTCTGTGTTTTGTCTATCTCACCCCTTGCCTCGGTCTGTATCTTCTGCTGTACAAGGAGTAACTCCACCTCTCTGCCGAGTATATCACTCACCCGTTTAAGTCTCTGTATCGGATCTGCAGTCTCGAGAATCTCCTGCGCCTGCTCAGTCTTGAGTCCAAGGTTTGAGGCCACGAGGTCGGCCAGTCTTCCGGGGTCATCGAGATTCTCGACAACCACCATAATATCCGGCAAAATGGTCTTGCCCAGCGACACGGCCTTGTCAAGCTGCTCCTTCACATTTCTCATAAGCGCCTCTACTTCGAGGGTCATCTCGGAAGGCTTCTGATCCTCAATCTTCTGTATCGTTGCCTCGTAGTAGTTCTCCTTCAACTTGACATCAAGAACCTTTGCCTTTTTCAGACCCTGAACGAGTATCTTCACCCTCCCGTCCGGGAGTTTCAGCATCCTCATAATAAGACCGGCGGTACCTACACTGTGGAGGTCTTCCGGCCCGGGGTTCTCTACGCTCAGGTCCTTCTGGGTGAGCAGGAGGACCATCCTGTCCGTGTTAAGGGAATGATCAATGGACTGGATTGACATCTCCCTGCCCACAAACAGCGGAATTATCATATAGGGGAAGATAACGATATCCCTCACGGGAAGTATCGGTAGGGTATCTGGAATTTCAATATCTTTTTCCTCTTTCACTATATCAACCATCTTCACTCCTTTAAGATCTTTATTTTATAAACCCTATCCTCTGCCTTTGGCAGTGTAATCCTGAGTATACCGTCTTTTAAAACAGCATCGGCCTTGTCGGGGGCCACGGTAACCGGGACGGGAATTATCCTTCTGAAACGACTGAACTCACGCTCCATACAGATAAACATTCCCTTTTTTTCATTATCATGCTGTTTCTTCACACCCTCAATTACCAGAAGGTTATTATATACCTTAGCAAGCACATCCTGCTGTAATACCCCCGGCAACTCTACGACAAAAACAACTGCATCCTCCCTCTCGTAGATATCCACGGGGGGATAATCCCTTCTTGTCTCACCATTCAGAAGATAAGTCTCTTTAACGATAAATTCCATGTCACTGAAAATCAGAACGCACTGTTTTATTGCATGATTTCGGCAGCTATTTCCTTCAAATAAGCTAAAAACCGTTCCGACACGGCATCGTTCTTCAAGGCCAGAGAAACAGTGGCCTTAAGAAAACCGAATTTATCACCTGCATCATATCTCTTCCCACTGAAGACAAACCCGTAGACCGTCTTTTCTTTCAGCATTCCCTTAAGGGCATCGGTAAGCTGATACTCTCCTCCCTGGCCCGGCTTCATACTTTCAAGGACATCGAAGACCTCGGGAGTAAGAATATAACGACCGATTATTGCAAGATTGCTTGGAGCTTCTTCGGGCGCCGGCTTTTCTACAAAATCGGTTATCCTGAATACATCCTTCTCTTCCTTCACTCCTGAAATCGCACCGTAACGGTGGATCTCTTCCCGGGGGACCTCCTCAAGTGCGACTATTGGACAGCCAAGCTCATTATAGAGTTTAATCATATCCGCAAGGAGGGTTTCGTCAGGGTCTATTACGTCATCGCTTAAAAGAACTGCAAACGGTTCATCCTTCACAAACGGCTTAGCCCTC
This genomic stretch from bacterium BMS3Abin08 harbors:
- the hflK gene encoding modulator of FtsH protease HflK, whose product is MIFSPQFLSLVFAILVVVYFLAGAIKILKEYERGVVFRLGRIIPVKGPGLVIIWPIIDKLVKVSLRTVTMDVPSQDVITKDNVTVKVNAVVYFRVMDPIKAITAIEDFFFGTSQIAQTTLRSVLGQSLLDDLLSKRDAINAELQRIIDFQTEPWGIKVTAVEVKNVDLPVEMQRAIAKQAEAERERRAKIIHAEGEFQAAQKLADAAKIIATEPATLQLRFLQTLTEISSEKNSTVIFPVPIDLITLFTEKYRKE
- a CDS encoding hypothetical protein (NfeD-like C-terminal, partner-binding), whose protein sequence is MRGLKVYLCLFILSVFLPFPALSGERAVLVITVDGVINPVTSEFIEKSIKRAQKSDFNAVVIELDTPGGLDTSMRKIIKAINGSEVPVIVFVAPSGARAASAGVFITMAAHVAAMAPGTNIGAAHPVGMGGKMDKTMVEKVTNDAVAYIRSIAERRGRNADWAEEAVRKSVSVSAREALKLKVVDLIALNLNELLEKVDGKKVQTVSGLKILHTKDARIVRGEMSLRLRILGIISNPNVAYILMLLGFYGLFFEITNPGAIFPGVVGAICLVLAFYSFQTLPVNYAGLLLIVFAIIMFVLEVKVVSHGVLTIGGIVSMVIGSLMLFESSSPFLKLSLYLVISAALMTALFFTLTVGLAVRAWRRKPVTGIEGLTGLEGVAHTDIFKDGMTLVHGEYWRAYSDEPVRKGEKVKVLSVEGLRLHVRKID
- a CDS encoding putative efflux pump membrane fusion protein, which gives rise to MIKKPLIFLGVIIVLLLGIVATTEHLKRSDDRTLTISGRAEADEIILSPRIPGRLKDVFIRDGMEVRKGERVATLFDREIRAGRDEIKNRLDAFKARIKAEKENLGYLKKKVHEDISVAQRTLIISRARKKQAEAKRDREELRYRRYETLLRRGVIPRDRFDSVTLSYNLALEEFQIATEEVKRAETILAKTRLSRLLVRAKEHGIEGMMASLDALGKSLARMEIQLSYTEVTVPQDGVVLRKVSEPGEFLNAGGVIGVMIDPDTLHIKTYLPEPYLGKVSLGTQVDVITDTYPERPIRGLICYISDEAEFTPKEVQSKVERVKEVFAMKVCFGEDNGEAYKILKKGMPVDVVIKTAGTQNPGK
- the ybhF gene encoding putative ABC transporter ATP-binding protein YbhF, which translates into the protein MNHPCAEDKTNPSETQPVISIKGVTKQYRKTTALRDIDLDVSPSEITGIIGPDGAGKSTLLKICAGILKYRGSVVFRGRELSENPEKIKPHLGFMPQGIGQNLYMDLTVEENIRFLATLKAVPGDEVKEREVELLQATGLLPFRKRAAGNLSGGMKQKLGICCALISLPEILILDEPSTGIDPLSRRQLWEILNKYIATQGTTILFGTSYMDEAEKCHSIMFLQHGRCLYRGHPEEIMDREPGLEDAFFERLVEAGERLKEVEIPRTWRLGAGEGDVVVEGVTKRFGDFTAIDGVSLEVTPGEIFGLLGPNGAGKTTLIKCMIGLLRPEEGEIHLSGLLPGSKDLSYRIGYMSQVFSLYGDLTVIENIELYGTIYGIRGEVLKERVVWVIDFSGLRGYETTVVGSLPLGMKQRLALGCATLHLPAVLFLDEPTSGVDPVARRIFWQFIGKLSKELGMTVIVTTHNLVEADFCDRVAIMDSGRIIATDRPGSLKEKFTEAQGNVFEVYPDGRLPREWLSERSISVVPYGRRYRLWKKELDEETVKDILKAHGMDYHYIKRIPPPMEDVFVYYLRTVAQI
- the ybhS gene encoding inner membrane transport permease YbhS, whose product is MKRIRAIAIKEFKEIWRNRLFLILAFIVPFLMFVVFGYGISLDIENMPSSYIDHDGTRLSRDLVDRFIGRYFKLTRTVSDLKEAENLLRKGALRAVLVIPPDFSKKIYRGETSDVQVLIDGGYPYTSITIKGYAEAIVSSYNRRLLKERIERSGSLTSPVPVKAQTRYLFNESLRSSYALIPGLIAIVLLMNPAVLTAIAVAREKEFGTIYNIYSTPVKKIEFLLGKIIPYLIISTINFFVVVATVKVLFAIPMKGSIFDLIPPAIVYVLINVSIGLLISSVTRTVVSAQIVTLIVTIIPAFLYSGLLIPVSNLGTEGKVMAHIYPTMYFMDVIHGVYLKRLGLFQMMKEMGMLILYFILLFSFSVMVFKKREG